A window of Strix aluco isolate bStrAlu1 chromosome 11, bStrAlu1.hap1, whole genome shotgun sequence contains these coding sequences:
- the SEC61A1 gene encoding protein transport protein Sec61 subunit alpha, with protein MGIKFLEVIKPFCVILPEIQKPERKIQFKEKVLWTAITLFIFLVCCQIPLFGIMSSDSADPFYWMRVILASNRGTLMELGISPIVTSGLIMQLLAGAKIIEVGDTPKDRALFNGAQKLFGMIITIGQSIVYVMTGMYGDPSEMGAGICLLITIQLFVAGLIVLLLDELLQKGYGLGSGISLFIATNICETIVWKAFSPTTVNTGRGMEFEGAIIALFHLLATRTDKVRALREAFYRQNLPNLMNLIATIFVFAIVIYFQGFRVDLPIKSARYRGQYNTYPIKLFYTSNIPIILQSALVSNLYVISQMLSARFSGNLLVSLLGTWSDTSSGGPARAYPVGGLCYYLSPPESFSSVLEDPVHAVVYIVFMLGSCAFFSKTWIEVSGSSAKDVAKQLKEQQMVMRGHRETSMVHELNRYIPTAAAFGGLCIGALSVLADFLGAIGSGTGILLAVTIIYQYFEIFVKEQSEVGSMGALLF; from the exons ATGGGCA TAAAATTTCTTGAAGTAATCAAGCCCTTCTGTGTTATCTTGCCTGAAATCCAAAAGCCAGAACGGAAG attcaatttaaagaaaaggtACTATGGACAGCTATCACACTCTTCATCTTCTTAGTATGCTGCCAG ATTCCCTTATTTGGTATCATGTCATCAGACTCAGCAGATCCTTTCTACTGGATGAGAGTGATTTTGGCATCAAATAGAG GTACGTTGATGGAGCTGGGCATTTCACCTATTGTCACTTCTGGGCTCATCATGCAGCTCTTGGCAGGTGCCAAGATAATTGAAGTTGGTGACACCCCAAAGGACAGAGCTCTTTTCAATGGAGCACAGAAAT TGTTTGGAATGATCATTACCATTGGACAGTCCATCGTCTATGTAATGACTGGAATGTATGGCGACCCATCTGAGATGGGTGCTGGTATCTGCTTGCTTATCACAATTCAG CTCTTTGTTGCTGGATTGATAGTTCTGCTCTTGGATGAGCTCCTACAGAAAGGATATGGTCTCGGTTCTGGCATCTCTCTCTTCATTGCTACCAATATCTGTGAGACTATTGTGTGGAAAGCATTCAGCCCCACCACGGTGAACACAGGACGAG gcaTGGAATTTGAGGGAGCCATCATTGCGCTGTTCCATCTTCTGGCTACTCGTACAGACAAAGTCAGAGCTCTTCGTGAGGCCTTTTACCGTCAGAATCTCCCCAACCTTATGAATCTGATTGCCACCATCTTTGTCTTTGCTATTGTAATTTATTTCCAG GGCTTCAGAGTGGATCTTCCTATCAAATCTGCTCGCTACCGTGGCCAGTACAACACCTACCCTATCAAGCTGTTCTATACTTCCAACATTCCCATTATTCTTCAGTCTGCCCTGGTGTCAAACTTGTACGTCATCTCCCAGATGCTTTCTGCTCGCTTCAGTGGCAACTTACTGGTTAGCCTGCTGGGCACCTGGTCT GACACGTCATCTGGAGGCCCTGCTCGTGCTTATCCTGTTGGTGGACTTTGTTATTATCTGTCACCTCCAGAGTCCTTTTCTTCAGTGTTAGAAGACCCTGTACACGCAGTAGTTTATATTGTATTTATGTTGGGCTCCTGTGCTTTCTTCTCCAAGACATGGATTGAAGTCTCTGGCTCCTCTGCCAAAGAT GTTGCCAAACAGTTGAAAGAACAACAAATGGTAATGCGAGGCCACAGAGAAACTTCAATGGTACATGAACTAAACAG GTACATCCCTACAGCTGCTGCATTTGGTGGTCTCTGTATTGGTGCCCTCTCTGTGTTGGCAGACTTCCTTGGGGCAATTGGGTCTGGAACTGGAATTTTGCTTGCTGTCACTATCATTTATCAGTACTTTGAAATTTTTGTAAAGGAACAGAGTGAAGTTGGCAGTATGGGAGCTCTTCTTTTCTAA